From a region of the bacterium genome:
- a CDS encoding DegT/DnrJ/EryC1/StrS family aminotransferase, producing AITPRTRAIMPVHTAGHPADLDPILALARRHRVLVIEDACQAIGARYKDRAVGTLGEMGCYSFVQNKAMTCGGEGGAVGSFDEVQVRRVFTLANHARGEQFHRGHDDEAVPVAHDEIGFNYRQSEILSAIARVQLRRLPGWIEQRRRWARAYRELIAVRDLPIDLPGERPWAYHSYVRFEVRVRAGERAALRRYLAEHGVRTQVHYPTPIHLDTPYRALLGMREGALPVSERLAREIMTLPLYPQMTEDDVAYVVDHLHSFFRERRPATA from the coding sequence CGCGATCACGCCGCGCACCCGCGCGATCATGCCGGTCCACACCGCGGGGCATCCGGCCGACCTCGATCCGATACTGGCGCTGGCCCGCAGGCACCGCGTGCTCGTGATCGAAGACGCCTGTCAGGCGATCGGCGCGCGCTACAAAGACCGGGCCGTCGGGACGCTCGGCGAGATGGGCTGCTACAGCTTCGTGCAGAACAAGGCGATGACGTGCGGCGGCGAGGGCGGGGCGGTGGGGTCGTTCGACGAGGTGCAGGTGCGCCGCGTCTTCACCCTGGCGAACCACGCGCGCGGCGAGCAGTTCCACCGCGGCCACGACGACGAGGCCGTCCCGGTCGCGCACGACGAAATCGGGTTCAACTACCGCCAGTCGGAGATCCTCTCCGCGATCGCGCGGGTCCAGCTGCGCCGGCTGCCGGGGTGGATCGAGCAGCGCCGCCGGTGGGCGCGGGCCTATCGCGAGTTGATCGCTGTCCGCGATCTCCCGATCGACCTGCCCGGCGAACGGCCGTGGGCTTACCACTCGTACGTCCGGTTTGAGGTCCGGGTCCGCGCGGGCGAGCGGGCCGCGCTTCGCCGGTACCTCGCGGAGCACGGTGTCCGGACGCAGGTCCACTATCCGACGCCGATCCATCTCGACACGCCGTACCGCGCGCTGCTGGGGATGCGCGAAGGCGCGCTGCCGGTGAGCGAGCGGCTGGCCCGCGAAATCATGACGCTGCCGCTGTATCCGCAGATGACCGAGGACGACGTGGCGTACGTGGTCGATCATCTCCACAGCTTCTTCCGCGAGCGCAGGCCCGCCACCGCGTAG
- a CDS encoding asparaginase: MALPRVLVITTGGTIAGTLRPSGVVEPGLGPAELLARIPAASYARCEVDPWLEVPSSAIRFDDMLALAARIGGALADPDLAGVVVTHGTATLEQTAYFLDVTLDTDRPVALTGAMRNPTLPSDDGPLNLLNAIQVAACERSRGLGVLVVMNGTIHCARDVTKMSSANAAAFQSPEFGPLGAVDEDHVFFARRPFARIRAVMPPAITARVERIPFAADSSDVLLRAALDAASDGIVVDSGRLSAGQVALLTRAMEGGTMVVVANPYVSGRLHRDTYRHEGAEAHLLSLGMIFSGTSGLKARIKLTALLSAGLAREEVRALFHAEWQ; the protein is encoded by the coding sequence GTGGCGCTCCCGAGAGTCCTCGTCATCACGACCGGCGGGACCATCGCCGGAACACTGCGCCCCTCCGGCGTCGTCGAGCCCGGCCTCGGTCCCGCGGAGCTCCTGGCGCGCATTCCGGCCGCATCCTACGCGCGCTGCGAGGTGGACCCGTGGCTCGAAGTCCCGAGCAGCGCGATCCGCTTCGATGACATGCTCGCCCTCGCGGCCCGGATCGGCGGGGCGCTCGCGGATCCGGACCTGGCGGGCGTCGTCGTCACCCACGGCACCGCCACCCTCGAGCAGACGGCGTATTTTCTCGACGTGACCCTCGACACGGACCGGCCGGTCGCGCTCACGGGCGCCATGCGGAATCCGACGCTGCCGAGCGACGACGGGCCGCTCAACCTGCTGAACGCGATTCAGGTCGCCGCGTGCGAACGCTCCCGCGGCCTCGGGGTGCTGGTCGTCATGAACGGCACGATCCACTGCGCGCGGGACGTCACGAAGATGAGCTCCGCGAACGCCGCGGCCTTCCAGTCGCCGGAGTTCGGCCCGCTCGGCGCGGTCGACGAGGACCACGTCTTCTTCGCCCGGCGGCCGTTCGCGCGCATCCGGGCGGTGATGCCCCCGGCCATCACCGCGCGCGTGGAGCGCATCCCCTTCGCGGCCGACTCGAGCGACGTGCTGCTGCGCGCGGCCCTCGACGCCGCATCCGACGGGATCGTCGTCGACTCCGGGCGGCTGAGCGCCGGGCAGGTCGCGCTGCTCACGCGCGCGATGGAAGGCGGCACGATGGTCGTCGTCGCCAATCCGTACGTCAGCGGGCGCCTGCACCGCGATACCTACCGGCACGAAGGCGCCGAGGCCCACCTGCTGTCGCTCGGCATGATCTTTTCGGGCACGTCCGGCCTCAAGGCCCGCATAAAGCTGACGGCGCTCCTCAGCGCGGGCCTCGCCCGCGAAGAGGTGCGCGCCCTCTTCCACGCGGAGTGGCAGTAA
- a CDS encoding IclR family transcriptional regulator, which yields MPKSDSVKTVKRSVDILNLLAEDGRQVGVIELSKRLKTSQSTVYRILSTLAAEGYVAQDPRTEKYRLGLQGIILAGAALNQLEIRKQAISLLERLVAATSCNANLGILHQQHVMYIARIDGPKSARMYTPVGRRAPAHATALGKAMLAFLPQDEVDRILRSDLTVCTPHTITDRAALAQELRRTRERGYAVDEEEFLAGIRCIGVPVRGPSGTVEAALSLSGSVFQIREEDIEQLARLLQDAAYELSGRLGYLV from the coding sequence ATGCCGAAATCCGACTCCGTCAAAACGGTCAAGCGGTCCGTCGACATTCTCAATCTGCTTGCCGAAGACGGCCGCCAGGTCGGCGTGATCGAGTTGAGCAAGCGCCTCAAGACCAGCCAGAGCACCGTCTACCGGATCCTCTCCACGCTCGCGGCCGAAGGGTACGTGGCACAGGACCCCCGGACCGAGAAGTACCGGCTGGGGCTCCAGGGCATCATCCTCGCCGGCGCGGCCCTCAACCAGCTCGAGATCCGCAAGCAGGCGATCTCCCTGCTCGAGCGGCTGGTCGCCGCGACGAGCTGCAACGCGAATCTCGGGATTCTGCATCAACAGCACGTCATGTACATCGCGCGCATCGACGGCCCGAAGAGCGCGCGGATGTACACGCCGGTCGGGCGGCGTGCGCCGGCCCATGCGACGGCGCTCGGCAAGGCGATGCTCGCGTTTCTGCCGCAGGACGAGGTGGACCGCATTCTCCGCAGCGACCTTACCGTCTGCACGCCCCACACGATCACCGATCGCGCGGCGCTCGCGCAGGAGCTGCGGCGCACCCGCGAGCGCGGCTACGCCGTCGACGAGGAGGAGTTCCTCGCCGGCATCCGCTGCATCGGCGTCCCGGTCCGCGGCCCGTCCGGCACGGTCGAAGCGGCGCTGAGCCTCTCGGGGTCGGTGTTCCAAATTCGCGAAGAGGACATCGAGCAGCTCGCGCGCCTCCTGCAGGACGCCGCGTACGAATTGTCCGGCCGCCTGGGCTACCTCGTCTAA
- a CDS encoding SDR family oxidoreductase produces the protein MDCAEPVRNSTTRLPTLDLFSLAGRVAIVTGGNRNLGLGLSRGLAGAGAHVLIANRDAEGGAAAAEALRREGWSVAACPTDVSDPAACERMAAAAADRWGRVDILINNGAVRVDKTAAEHTAADLDRILGVNVRGVFHACQAVYPFMRRQGRGRIVNIGSISARKGMVRRTSYSASKGAVLALTRGLAVEWAADGITVNSISPGSIASPDRPADPASARHKMTLDLIPLGRVSRAEDIVGLCVFLASDASAYLTGQDVLIDGGWSLVMRPMSMP, from the coding sequence ATGGATTGCGCTGAGCCGGTACGGAACTCCACCACCCGTCTTCCGACGCTGGATCTCTTTTCGCTGGCCGGCCGGGTTGCCATTGTTACGGGCGGCAACCGCAACCTCGGCCTCGGCCTGAGCCGCGGACTGGCGGGCGCGGGCGCGCACGTGCTCATCGCCAACCGGGACGCGGAGGGCGGCGCGGCCGCGGCCGAGGCGCTGCGCCGGGAGGGCTGGAGCGTCGCCGCGTGCCCGACCGACGTGAGCGACCCGGCGGCGTGCGAGCGGATGGCGGCCGCCGCCGCGGACCGGTGGGGCCGCGTCGATATCCTCATTAACAACGGGGCCGTTCGCGTCGACAAGACCGCGGCGGAGCACACCGCGGCCGATCTCGACCGGATCCTGGGCGTCAACGTCCGGGGCGTCTTCCACGCCTGCCAGGCGGTCTATCCGTTCATGCGCCGGCAGGGCAGGGGACGCATCGTCAACATCGGCTCCATCTCCGCGCGCAAGGGCATGGTGCGGCGGACCTCCTACAGCGCCTCGAAGGGCGCCGTGCTGGCGCTGACGCGCGGGCTCGCGGTCGAGTGGGCCGCGGACGGCATCACGGTGAACTCCATCTCGCCCGGATCGATCGCGTCCCCGGACCGGCCCGCCGATCCCGCGTCGGCCCGCCACAAGATGACGCTCGACCTCATTCCGCTCGGGCGCGTGTCGCGGGCGGAGGACATCGTCGGCCTCTGCGTGTTTCTGGCATCGGACGCCTCGGCGTACCTCACCGGTCAGGATGTGCTCATCGACGGCGGGTGGTCGCTCGTGATGCGTCCGATGTCGATGCCTTAG
- a CDS encoding ABC transporter substrate-binding protein → MSRHAVKQTMTRRDLLSAGARGASLALLGGGVLSIESAPTLGAPAGSAGRVLSVATLLNIKTLDPGRTLENGTNNIAHVTYDTLVTFAGEDLATIRPSLATKWSTSPDGLTYTFTLRPNVKFASGNPMTSADFKWSFERLMHIKGNGAWLLDGVEAVLAPNPTTVVLKLSRPVPALLPILTAPPLSPVDTKVVAANGGDAGPDAKDKDTAEGYLNAHSAGTGAFVLTSYVPNQELVLAKNPTFWRGPSDLDRVVIRNVAEPSAQALMVQKGDVDIAVNIQADQALQLRHVPGVTVRTSPALNVVNIIMNSNPQVGGPFSHPKVRQAIRYAIDYQGVMALAAPGSVRSAGIIPPSFPGARPRGEAAKTDRERARALLKEANLGNVEGTFIYSSTYASFGVDTSILSQKIQHDLAAVGIKVKLVDLPYAVQVQQYRDGKIPMGLGGWLADYMDMSDYLVFLPGRTVGKRLQWFPDSSPEAQEIVKLGARTETEVDRAKAIALYQELDRRISDAGPYIPLYQPAVPYAFRSNVKGVTYNTGWYVDYSTISKT, encoded by the coding sequence ATGAGCCGGCATGCGGTGAAGCAGACGATGACCCGAAGGGATCTCCTCTCCGCCGGCGCGCGCGGCGCGTCGCTCGCGCTGCTCGGCGGCGGCGTGCTGTCGATCGAGAGCGCGCCCACGCTCGGCGCGCCCGCGGGGAGCGCCGGACGCGTGCTCAGCGTCGCGACGCTCCTCAACATCAAAACCCTCGACCCCGGGCGGACCCTCGAGAACGGCACGAACAACATCGCCCACGTGACATACGACACGCTCGTCACCTTCGCCGGCGAGGACCTCGCCACGATCCGGCCGTCGCTGGCGACGAAGTGGTCGACGTCGCCGGACGGTCTGACCTACACGTTCACCCTGCGGCCCAACGTGAAGTTCGCGAGCGGCAACCCGATGACGTCGGCGGATTTCAAGTGGTCGTTCGAGCGCCTGATGCACATCAAAGGCAACGGCGCGTGGCTGCTGGACGGCGTCGAGGCGGTGTTGGCGCCGAATCCCACGACGGTCGTCCTGAAGCTCAGCCGGCCGGTGCCGGCGCTGCTGCCGATTCTGACGGCCCCGCCGTTGAGCCCGGTGGACACGAAGGTGGTCGCGGCGAACGGCGGCGACGCGGGGCCGGACGCGAAGGACAAGGACACCGCGGAAGGCTACCTCAACGCGCACTCCGCCGGCACGGGCGCGTTCGTCCTCACGAGCTACGTACCGAACCAGGAGCTCGTGCTGGCGAAGAACCCGACCTTCTGGCGGGGGCCGTCGGATCTGGACCGCGTCGTGATCCGCAACGTCGCGGAGCCGAGCGCGCAGGCGCTGATGGTGCAAAAGGGCGACGTCGACATCGCGGTCAACATTCAGGCCGACCAGGCGCTCCAGTTGCGCCACGTGCCCGGCGTGACGGTCAGGACCAGCCCCGCCCTGAACGTCGTCAACATCATCATGAACAGCAACCCGCAGGTCGGCGGACCGTTCAGCCATCCCAAGGTCCGCCAAGCGATCCGCTACGCCATCGACTACCAGGGCGTCATGGCGCTGGCGGCGCCCGGGTCGGTCCGCTCGGCGGGCATCATCCCGCCGAGTTTCCCCGGCGCGCGGCCGCGCGGCGAGGCCGCGAAGACCGACCGCGAACGGGCGCGGGCGCTGCTCAAAGAGGCCAACCTCGGCAACGTCGAGGGGACCTTCATCTACTCGAGCACCTACGCGTCGTTCGGCGTCGACACGAGCATCCTGTCGCAGAAAATTCAGCACGACCTGGCGGCGGTCGGCATCAAGGTCAAACTCGTCGATCTCCCGTACGCGGTCCAGGTGCAGCAGTACCGCGACGGCAAGATCCCGATGGGCCTCGGCGGCTGGCTCGCGGACTACATGGACATGAGCGACTATCTCGTCTTCCTGCCCGGGCGGACGGTCGGCAAGCGGCTGCAGTGGTTCCCGGATTCGAGCCCCGAGGCGCAGGAGATCGTCAAGCTCGGGGCGCGGACCGAGACCGAGGTCGACCGCGCGAAGGCGATTGCGCTCTATCAGGAGCTCGACCGGCGGATCTCCGACGCGGGGCCGTACATCCCGCTGTACCAGCCCGCGGTGCCCTACGCGTTCCGCTCGAACGTCAAAGGCGTAACCTACAACACCGGCTGGTACGTGGACTACTCGACGATAAGCAAGACGTGA
- a CDS encoding pyridoxal phosphate-dependent aminotransferase, producing the protein MTISPDRTIAARASQRAAGIRSGDRERLLALAQNRRDMVSLGRGDPDLPTPAHIIEAAKRALDGGATHYTHWQGRPDLRDAVAEKCRRDYGADVHGGQVIITAGAQEAMYVAFQTLLDPGDEALLADRHYTSYSRAVRLAGGVPVFLPTREETGFVIDPRDVEARITPRTKLLVVVSPENPTGAVIPPGTIAELGRIALRHDLMVIADDIYEKFVYEGPPHASIAAEPDLFGRSIVINGFSKTYAMTGWRVGYMVVPQELIPAVEIVKHTLTICAPAVSQAAALAALTGPQDCVTEMRDIYAKRRRILLDGYAPLGMGGRWSRGALYVYARVPDSRLSSYEFCVNLLEQGNVLVFPGTGFGSGEGYVRTTLLQPEAVLVEAVSRMSAVLPVRAAGEGDSHGHAR; encoded by the coding sequence ATGACCATCTCGCCAGACCGCACCATCGCCGCGCGCGCATCGCAGCGCGCAGCCGGCATACGCTCCGGCGACCGCGAGCGCCTCTTGGCGCTCGCGCAGAATCGGCGGGACATGGTGTCACTGGGGCGGGGCGACCCGGACCTGCCGACGCCGGCGCACATCATCGAGGCCGCCAAGCGCGCCCTCGACGGCGGCGCGACGCACTACACGCACTGGCAGGGCCGGCCCGATCTTCGGGACGCGGTGGCGGAGAAGTGCCGGCGGGACTACGGGGCGGACGTGCACGGCGGCCAGGTGATCATCACCGCCGGCGCGCAGGAGGCGATGTACGTCGCATTCCAGACCCTGCTCGACCCCGGCGACGAGGCGCTGCTGGCGGATCGCCACTACACCTCGTACTCCCGCGCGGTGCGCCTCGCCGGCGGCGTGCCGGTGTTTCTGCCGACGCGCGAGGAGACGGGGTTCGTCATCGATCCGCGCGACGTGGAAGCGCGGATCACCCCGCGCACGAAGCTGCTCGTCGTCGTCTCTCCGGAGAACCCGACGGGCGCGGTGATCCCGCCGGGGACGATCGCGGAGCTGGGCCGCATTGCGCTGCGGCACGACCTCATGGTGATCGCCGACGACATCTACGAGAAGTTCGTGTACGAGGGCCCGCCGCACGCCAGCATCGCCGCGGAGCCGGATCTGTTCGGCCGCTCGATCGTCATCAACGGGTTCAGCAAGACCTACGCGATGACCGGCTGGCGTGTCGGCTACATGGTGGTGCCGCAGGAGCTGATCCCCGCCGTCGAGATCGTGAAGCACACGCTGACGATCTGCGCGCCGGCGGTCTCGCAGGCCGCGGCGCTCGCCGCGCTGACCGGCCCGCAAGACTGCGTCACGGAGATGCGGGACATCTACGCGAAGCGCCGCCGGATTCTGCTCGACGGCTACGCGCCGCTCGGGATGGGAGGACGGTGGTCGCGCGGGGCGCTCTACGTCTACGCCAGGGTGCCGGACTCGCGCCTCAGCTCGTATGAGTTCTGCGTGAACCTGCTCGAGCAGGGGAACGTGCTGGTATTTCCGGGAACCGGTTTCGGCAGCGGCGAGGGCTACGTCCGCACGACGCTGCTGCAGCCGGAGGCTGTGCTGGTCGAAGCGGTGTCACGGATGTCGGCGGTGCTGCCCGTACGGGCGGCGGGAGAGGGGGACTCGCATGGACACGCACGGTAG
- a CDS encoding ABC transporter substrate-binding protein, translated as MDTHGRRLSRRDLLRGTVAAGAGGALGIGAGAGWLSREAGVATAQRATSGTLQVAWDQVQDNLDPQTARGNRNWWVLTELYDTLTYLPGYSLEAKPLLAESWAVTGNGTVYTFKLRRGIKFTTGSDLTAEAVKYSIDRMQATKLGPLFLTVAFDRAEVVDRGTVRFVLKYPYAAWPVILSHPAVCSIVDPKVVESHGGVQERKRNDYLSANTAGISPWLIDRWDQGQRIVLVRNPQYWRGWNGQHLNRVVLETVPEQETRLLRLEKGDVDIATVNAANLPGLEQRIARGRLPVAIEKTKNGQALLSLSTMQINMNNKILPTSDVNVRKGLSHAFNYNLFIGKVLNGYAVRMAGMIPRGILGHVADYPLVDFDLNKAKQAFDAAAPAAKAELAKGLTFRYVPGYVLGQEGALMWQQDLAKIGIRLSLQEIDQATLSGMQTSVPGVPLIEGRWVGDFPDPDNFVTAARPDYWPPNGFGAAFAGDARTDSLVQRGRMEQDPARRRAIYRDLEVYFRDQYPIIMVAEPSGVLNEWNARANWVAGFEFNPMFHPLYYNAFKQG; from the coding sequence ATGGACACGCACGGTAGGCGGCTGTCCCGGCGCGATCTGCTGCGGGGCACGGTCGCGGCCGGCGCCGGCGGCGCGCTGGGGATCGGGGCCGGCGCGGGCTGGCTGTCGCGCGAGGCGGGGGTCGCGACGGCGCAGCGGGCGACCTCCGGGACGCTCCAGGTGGCCTGGGATCAGGTACAGGACAATCTCGATCCGCAAACGGCCCGCGGCAACCGCAACTGGTGGGTGCTGACGGAGCTGTACGACACGCTGACGTACCTGCCCGGATACAGCCTCGAGGCGAAGCCGCTGCTGGCCGAGTCGTGGGCGGTCACCGGCAACGGCACCGTCTACACGTTCAAGCTCCGCCGCGGCATCAAGTTCACCACGGGCTCCGACCTGACCGCGGAGGCCGTCAAGTACAGCATTGACCGGATGCAGGCGACGAAGCTCGGGCCGCTCTTTCTCACCGTGGCCTTCGACCGCGCCGAGGTGGTGGACCGCGGCACCGTCCGCTTCGTCCTCAAGTACCCGTACGCGGCGTGGCCGGTGATTCTCTCCCATCCGGCCGTCTGCAGCATCGTCGACCCGAAGGTGGTCGAGTCACACGGCGGCGTCCAGGAACGGAAACGCAACGACTACCTCTCGGCCAACACCGCCGGCATCAGCCCGTGGCTGATCGACCGCTGGGACCAGGGGCAGCGCATCGTGCTGGTGCGGAATCCCCAGTACTGGCGCGGCTGGAACGGCCAGCATCTCAACCGCGTCGTGCTGGAGACGGTGCCGGAGCAGGAGACGCGCCTCCTCCGCCTCGAGAAGGGCGACGTGGACATCGCGACGGTGAACGCGGCGAATCTGCCGGGGCTCGAGCAGCGGATCGCGCGCGGGCGGCTGCCGGTCGCGATCGAGAAGACGAAGAACGGGCAGGCGCTGCTGAGCCTCTCGACGATGCAGATTAACATGAACAACAAGATTCTGCCGACGAGCGACGTCAACGTCCGCAAGGGCCTGAGCCACGCCTTCAACTACAACCTGTTCATCGGCAAGGTGCTCAATGGCTACGCCGTGCGGATGGCGGGGATGATTCCGCGCGGCATCCTCGGGCACGTCGCCGACTATCCGCTGGTCGACTTCGATTTGAACAAGGCGAAGCAGGCGTTCGACGCGGCGGCGCCGGCGGCCAAGGCGGAGCTCGCCAAAGGGCTGACCTTCCGGTACGTGCCGGGCTACGTGCTCGGCCAGGAAGGCGCGTTGATGTGGCAGCAGGACCTCGCCAAGATCGGGATCCGCCTGAGCCTTCAGGAGATCGACCAGGCGACGCTCAGCGGCATGCAGACGTCGGTGCCGGGCGTGCCGCTGATCGAGGGGCGGTGGGTCGGCGACTTTCCCGATCCCGACAACTTTGTGACGGCCGCGCGTCCCGACTACTGGCCGCCGAACGGGTTCGGCGCCGCGTTCGCCGGCGACGCCCGGACCGACTCGCTGGTACAGCGGGGCCGGATGGAGCAGGACCCGGCGCGGCGCAGGGCCATCTACCGGGATCTCGAGGTGTACTTCCGCGACCAGTACCCGATCATCATGGTGGCCGAGCCGTCCGGCGTGCTCAACGAGTGGAACGCGCGGGCGAACTGGGTGGCGGGGTTCGAGTTCAACCCGATGTTCCACCCGCTCTACTACAACGCGTTCAAGCAGGGGTAG